One genomic window of Nicotiana sylvestris chromosome 10, ASM39365v2, whole genome shotgun sequence includes the following:
- the LOC138880115 gene encoding LOW QUALITY PROTEIN: uncharacterized mitochondrial protein AtMg00170/AtMg00620 (The sequence of the model RefSeq protein was modified relative to this genomic sequence to represent the inferred CDS: substituted 1 base at 1 genomic stop codon): MIYRTQNQSIMLSLPSNQSANHAILNFQPTAWIQFLLQYIILDPMDAYKKNSFPAVMARIPEIMFFLLFVFFLNGATXGKAQLSTLPQKGAAFFPPKMPVPPSGPSKKHNSVPKLRFIPATVVYGSKRRVPSGANPLHN; encoded by the coding sequence ATGATCTATAGGACCCAAAATCAGTCAATCATGTTATCCTTACCTTCCAACCAATCGGCCAATCACGCTATCCTTAACTTTCAACCAACCGCTTGGATTCAGTTTCTGCTGCAGTATATAATCTTGGACCCGATGGATGCctacaaaaaaaattcttttccagCAGTGATGGCAAGAATCCCTGAAATAATGTTCTTTCTCCTTTTTGTGTTCTTTCTGAATGGAGCTACGTGAGGGAAAGCTCAGCTTTCTACTCTGCCGCAAAAGGGGGCCGCTTTCTTCCCCCCCAAAATGCCAGTTCCGCCATCAGGGCCTAGCAAGAAGCATAATTCTGTTCCAAAGCTTCGTTTCATTCCAGCAACAGTAGTCTATGGTTCGAAGCGCCGTGTTCCATCCGGCGCGAATCCTCTCCATAACTAG